GCGACTTCCGTAGCCGTGAGTCCCGGTATCTTGGTGTTAAGGATTCGTCGGATGGATTCATCGAATCGCTGTTGGTCCTGATGATTGAGAGCCTGATTACGTGTAGCTACCAAGTGATTAACCATGCCAGTCTGGCTCGCACAGAAATAGGCGATTTGCTTCAGATGGCTTTTTGCGATTTCTTGTTGTGTGTGACGCCAACCAACGCTCGCCGGTCCATGTTGTCTCAAGATTTTTCGTTTGGTGATGTGAGTTAATCGTGTTCTTGTATAGGTGCCCCCGGTTGCCTCGCGTGCATAGTAGAGCGGGTCTGGGATGCGTTTGATTTTCAAGGAGTGGTAGGTGTGAGCCCGATTCCAAAGTTCAAAGTCTTGGGCACGCGGAAGTGTTGCGTCGTAGCGGTGTTTCTGAAACCATTCGGTACGAGCTACGACCGAGGCATGAACAGGGGTTTGTCCGGCAATCAGTCCAGCACTGGTGATTTGCAGGTCCTGGCAGCAACGCTTACCGGTGGCTCGTGTATCCGTATCGATGCTCAATATGCCGGTATCAACTAAATCAATTGTCTGATTATTTTGCAGCATGGCAAT
This genomic stretch from Pirellulaceae bacterium harbors:
- a CDS encoding glycosyltransferase family A protein, with amino-acid sequence MTLTIGLPFYNNQDTLPDAIRSVFAQSYTNWELILIDDGSRDSSLSIAQSVTDNRVRVISDHTNQGLAKRLNQVVDLANGKYIARMDADDLMHPTRIAKQIAMLQNNQTIDLVDTGILSIDTDTRATGKRCCQDLQITSAGLIAGQTPVHASVVARTEWFQKHRYDATLPRAQDFELWNRAHTYHSLKIKRIPDPLYYAREATGGTYTRTRLTHITKRKILRQHGPASVGWRHTQQEIAKSHLKQIAYFCASQTGMVNHLVATRNQALNHQDQQRFDESIRRILNTKIPGLTATEVARKSDSPI